TATCCTTGAAAGGCGGCAGTACATGGACGACAGATTTCCCCAAGAAGTAGGATTCGATACGCTGGATGGCATCAATACAGACCAACGTCTGACGGTTCGTGCGAAAGAACCGGTCGGGGTCCAGTTGCTCACACAATCTATCCAAAGCCAAATCAATAAGATATTCCCGGTTCTTGTGCGTCACGGCAAATGTCAATTTGTTCTCTGAATAAAAATAAGCAATATCACTGACTTGCAGGGTAAGCAGTTTCTCGCCACTGGAAATCAAAAAACGTGTGCGGTACTTTTTATGCGTAGACGAAGAGGATTCCTGTGCAACAGCAAGCTGCTGCAAGACTTCCATCATCCTGCTTTCAGCTTTGAAATCATGGATATAGTTTTTGCTCAGCCCCTCAAAACGCCGGATAGCCTGCAAGAGCCGTTCTTCATGAATCGGTTTCAAAAGATAATCGATGCTGTTCACCGTAAAAGCGCGCACAGCGTATTCATCATAAGCAGTGGTAAACACAATCATGCTTTCAGGACGGGCTTGTTCTATAAAAAGGAACGAATTACCGTCCGTCAACTGAATATCCAGAAAAAGAATGTCAGGATGGGGATGCCGGGCGAACCACTCCACTGCTTCTTCAATATTCCCCGGCAATAACTGTACTTCCCAGTCGGGACGCAAAGCCGATAAGGTGTCACAAAGCAGACGGGCAGCGGGAATCTCATCCTCTATTATAGCAGCTTTTATCTTACTCATGGAGCAAAGGTATTTTTACTGTAAACTCTTGCAAATTATTCTCTATCACAATATCACGATTGCACAGCAACTTATAGCGGGCAGACAGATTTTTTAATCCTGTACCGAAAGCGGTCGCACTCTTCTTAGCCTGTATCCGGTTTCTGACCACCAGTTCTTTCTCCTTTTCGAGATAGAAAAGTTCAATGGTCATCGGTTTTCCCATATGGATAACATTGTGTTTTATCACATTTTCCGCCAGCAGTTGGATAGTGAGCGGTGGAATCTGAGAGTCCAGGCAAACTTCCGGCAGACGGTTATCAATATGGATACAATCTCCCAATCGCACCCGGTGCAGGAAAATATAAGAATTCAGAAAATCCAGTTCTTCCCGTAAGGTTGTCAGCCGTTGATTCTGGCACTGAAGCGTATAGCGATACACATCAGAAAGATGCTGGGTGAACAGTTCCGCATTGGCCGGGTTGTAACGGATTTCAGAAATCAATGTATTCAGACTATTAAACAAGAAATGGGGATTCAACTGGTTTTGCAAAGCAGTATAGCGTGCCGTATTGTTTTCTTCTTGCAGGGCGGCCGCTTCTTGTTGCAATTTCAATGCATTCCGCATGGAACGATTCGCCAACAACAATCCCAAAATGACCAGTTCCACCAGCCACACCGTTATCAGAATCCGCCATCCGCCATTGGGAAACATAAACGGACGGGCAGCCCCCGCCAGCAGTTTGGCTGTTATCAGCAAACCGTAGTTCAATAAGAAGAACATTCCCATTACGACCACATAGACGGATATTAATTTCCAACGACGGTGCAGGTTCAGCGCGTATTGATTATCCATCCATGTGCTCAATCGTATCGTCGCATATCCCAATACATTAAATGCCAGTATAAAGAAAGCCAGTGTGCCGGCAGAATGAAATACATCGGCAACCTTATCGGGAAAGGTAGCATAATTAATCAATAACAGAAAAGAGAATACTCCCAGTCCTGAAAATAACGCTACATATAATAAGGTATTCAACTTCATATTCATATCGCAACCGGTTCTTTTCATACAAAATTACTATTTTTTAGCGATAATCATAGCCATGAAGGGCTTTTATTAATTCCGAGTAATGTCCTTGTGCCGCCGCTTTCGCTTGTACATAGTTTACTTGGGAAGTCTGCCGATAGGTTTGCGCATCAATAACTTCTACCACAGATACCTTTCCTTCATTGTAACGTTCCACAGCTTTCGCCTCGTTCTCTTCGGCTTTTGCCAACGAACTTTCACTCAAACGTACACGCTCGATAGCCTGCGACAATGCCTTGCGCGCTACACCCACTTCTAGTTCTACCTGGTCTACGACTTTGTTCAGATTATCTTCCGCCATTCCGATGCGTAAGGAAGAAGCACGTTTCTCGCTTTTCCGTTTTCCCCATTCAAAAATAGGAACGGATACTTTGGCGTAAACGGCGTAGTTAGGGTCTAAGTCTTTCTTGAAATTATAGCCGGGAGACGAATAACTGCCATCTACTCCTACATAAAATTGAGGTTTGAATTGTGAATCATTCAACTTTTTAGAACTCTCGGCGATGCGGATACGGTCATAAGCCATCCGGATTTCAGGACGGGTCATTCCGGTGGAGAGCCATAGAGAATCGTTCATTGCCACCAACGGTATCTGGGAATCCAGTTCTGTCGTATTTTCCAATTGAAGCCCAATCATAGAGTTCAATGCCATCCTGCCTGTTTCAAAATTACTTTGTGCCTGGAGCAGTTGATATTCCGCTTCATTCAACTTCACTTCCGCCATCAATAAATCCTGCGGGTCTACAAGCCCCACTTCTACCCTTTCCTTAATTGTCTTTACGAGAGAGGCTATCGAATTACGGAAGTCTTCGGCAACGGACACAATCTCCTGCCGGGCTACGGCACTCCAATATTGCATATCCGTCTGATAGCAGACTGCATCATTCAGCATGTTCGCCTGGTTGCTTGCAAACGATTGCTGATGTTGCGCCATTCGGATAGATTCCAGTACACGTCCGCCTGTATAAACCGGTTGCAGGATGGAAAGCGAAGCTCCATAGTTCAAATTCTTTCCTTCCACAGTCTTCGACAATCCTAGGGAAGGGACATCCAAAGTTAATTCCAGCGGATTGCCTGTGTACTGGAAATTGGCGGCTCCCGAAAGTTTCGGTTTCAAATCCGCGCGTGCAGACTTCTCTATTTCCACACTGGCAGCAATGTTCTTTTCTGCCGCTTTCAGGTCATGATTATAATCCAATGCCATCATCCGGTATTTCTCCAGCAGGGGGCTTTGCTGCGCCATGGCGGGTAAAGCCAGAAAAGCGCAACAGTAAAACAACGGACAAATTATTCTTTTCTTCATTTTTACTTTCCTTTTACTTTATAGAACATAGAATACAGCGCAGGAGTGACAAACAGGGTCAGTCCCGTAGCAAACGTCAGTCCGAAGATAATGGTGGCAGCCATCCCACCGAACGCTACGTCAAACAACAGAGGGACCATACCGAAAATGGTTGTCGTAGCCGCCATCAATACCGGACGGGTTCGGGAAACCGTAGCCTCAACGATTGAAGTGTACAAGTCAATCCCGCTCCGGTGCTGGACGTTAATCTCATCAATCAGTACGATTACATTCTTGATAATCATTCCGAGCAATCCCAGCCAACCGGCTATCGGGAAGAAACCGAAATCAAAGCCTGTCAGCAACATGCCGACAGCAATGCCTATCAGTGAGAGGGGCAGGATGCAAATGATAATAACCGGTTCGCGGAAGTTGCCGAACAAAGCGACCAAAATAACAACCAATGCCAGAAATGCCAACGGGAAGTATTTTGCAATAGCCTGCATCGCCTCTCCCTGGTCTTTATACTGTGCGTCCCAAAAGAAAGTATAACCTTCGGGAAGTTGCATATTCTCGATTTCCTGCCGGATTTCCCCATGTACTTCCGCCATCGTATGCCCCGGTTTCACACCGCACATGGCAGCCATTGAGAGTTGGCGGTTATAGGTTCGAACCTGTGGAAATTCCCAGGTCGTCTCTATCCGTTCCGTCACTTGCGAAAGCGGAGCCGACCTTTCTCCATTCCAAATAGAAAAATCGCCTAAAGAACCGACATCGGTTATATCTACATTGCCTGATTTCAAAAGCACGGGGACTTTCTTTTCATCATCCCGGTAGATGCCAACGGGCAATCCGTCATTAATAGACTTCACCGATTCCATCATAGAAGCCTTGGTAATGCCTAGTGCTCCGGCTTTCACCGGGTCGTACACCGGACGGATGACCATCGACATATTGCCCCATTCATTACGGGCATCCGCAACTTTCGGATTACGCCGCATTACTTCTATCGCCTGCCCGACCAATGAGTCGAGCACGGCAGGGTCCGGCCCCAGGAAGCGGGCTTCAATAACAGCTTCCGTCAACGGACTTAATTCGAACTTATTGACTTTAATCAGCGGTTCCGGGAACTTGATTGAAATCGAATCCTGTAAACGTGCATGCAACTGACGGGAAAGTTTTGACGTCTTGCATTTTACCAGTATCTGCGCATAATTGGACTGAGGGCCGAAAGATACATTAGACAAATAATAACGCGGCGGTGTCCTTCCGGCATACGTAGATACCATCTCCGTCTCCTCTTGCCCGCGAATAAAATCCGCCATCTCCATTGCCATCTTATCCGTCTCTTCTATCCGTGTCCCTTCGGGCAACCACATATCCAGCGTAAAATATTGTTTGTCCAATGCGGGCACAAATACCTTCGGGATAAACTTAAAACTCCAGGCAGCCAATACCAGCATCACGACCATGCATCCTACGGTGGCATACCGATGATTAATCACCCACCCCAGAGCCGAACGGAACTTATCATAATACTTACCTGCAAAAAGAGCAGCCTTCAATTCGTCGGGTCTTGGCCGACGGACAAACTCCTGAATAAAGAAAGGAGTCTGCGTCAGCGCAAAGACCCAACTGAACATCAGCGAAACGCCGATAACTACAACTAAGGATGACAACAACTCGCCGGTGATATGCGGCGAATAATATATAGGCAAAAAAGTTAAAATAGCAATGATTGTTGCCGCCAGTAACGGTAACGCCGTCGAGGAACAAGCCCTCATAATAGCCACCCGCTTACGCATTCCACGCTGCATATTGACCAATGCCGAATCGGAAACCACAATGGCATTATCCACCAACATTCCCATGGCAATGATAATAGCGGCTAGTGACATACGCTGCAAGGCTATTCCCTGTATCAACATGACTATCAACGTGGCAAAAATAGAAAAGACCAATCCGCTGCCAACCAGGACGCCGTTCTTAAATCCTATGAAGAAAAGCAGAATAGCAACTACCGTTACAACGGAAACAACCAGGTTTAAGATAAATCCCTGATTTGCCACGGCCGACTCATATCCCTGGTCGTAAATCGTCTGCAACTCAAAGCCTTCGGGCATTGTTTCCGAGAATTGTCCTATCTCTTTTTTCACCGCATCCGCCATATCAACCACATTTCCGGTGGGAACGGTAGAAATGGCAATTCCGACCGCTGGTTTTCCGTCAATCCGCATCTTATTGGCGGGCGGTATTTGGTAGCTTTCCTTTATTTCGGCAATATCCGCCAACCGGAAATGTTCTCCTGTACGAGACACGATAGTCAGATTCTGTATATCGTCCAACGAATAGAAATTCCCAGTTGACTCGATACGTATCCGGTTCACTCCGGCATCAATACCACCGGCATCCACCACCCGGTTCTGCGCATCGAAAGCACGGGAAATATCCGCTGTAGTAATGCCGCTCCGTGCCATAACGGACGGGCTGAGAACAACATCAATCGTAGGAGACTGCACACCATAAATTTCTATCTTCGCTACATCTTTCACTTTTAGCAACTCATTCTTGATAAGTTTTGCCTGGTCTTCGAGTTCCCGGTAAGAATGTCCTTCACCGGTCAATCCATAAAAAACACCCAACACGTCGCCAAAATCATCGTTCACTACCGATGGTCCTGCACCGGCAGGAAGTTTCGACTGCACGTCATTGACTTTCCGACGAAGTTTGTCCCATAGCTGCTGCATCTCGTCCGCACGGATTTCTTTCTTTACGTAAACCGTTATCTTAGAAAGCCCTGCACGGTTTTCCGTTTTGAGATAGTATAATTCTCCCAATGACTGTATGGACTCTTCCAGTACGTCCGTCACTTGCGACTGGACTTCGGAAGGAGAAGCTCCCGGATAAGGAGTCAGCACCAATGCCTGTTTGATTGTAAACGGCGCATCTTCCAGCTTTCCCATTTTCACATAAGAAAGCAGTCCGCCCCCCAATACGAGCAGTAACAGCAGAATAGTCACCGACCTCTTCTGCAAGAAATATTTAACGAATTTCATACTTTTCCACTTACTTTTGAGCAGTTATCGGCTTTTCCCGTTTCTTATTCATGACTTCTACCAGTGTTCCTTCCGACAGAAAACGCAATTTGCTGACAGCCACCGTTTCTCCTGCCTGCAACCCACCTTTCACTTCTACTTTTCCATCCGGAAGCAGTTCGCCCAACACCACTTTTTTCCTTGAAACTTTTCCTGTCGCATCATCTACCGTCCAGACGTAATCACCCTCACTGGGGCGGTGGCTAAGAGCCATTTGCGGCACAGTCACTATCGGAGCCGACGATGAAGACGGAAGTTCAAGCAGCATCTTCCCGGAAATACCTGCGCGCCATTCTCCTTGTTTATTAGGCAGCAACGCAGTCAACAGAAAAGAAAGATTGTTTCGCGTAGTGCTTTTGGAGACTTCCACTACTTTCGCCGGATATACGGCATCCGGGCAAACATCAAAACGGACGCCTATTTCTTTTATTTTTTCCGCTCGAAACGCTATATCTTGCGTGATATACGCCTCTATCTTCAGTTGAGTGATATCAATAAAAGAAACGACAGGTTGAGTTGCTTTTACATCCTGGAACTTCTCGATATACACCTCTCCGACGTATCCGTCGAAAGGAGCAACCAGCCGGGTATCATTCAGTTCATTCGTTGCTGTCTCAAAAGCTGTTTTGGCAGAAGTATAATCGGCACGTGCCTTTTCATAGGCGCTTGCCGACAAATTATCTTTCTCATACAGCACTTTTATCCGCTCAAACTCCGCTTTTACCTGATTGTAGACAGCTTCCGCACGCTCTTTGCGAATACGGAAATCGCGGGAGTCTATTTCAGCAATAATATCCCCGCGATGATAGAAATTTCCGGCATACACCTCGAAGCGGTCAATCGGTCCGCCTACCCTGAAAGAGAGTTCTGTTTCCTTGAATGGTTTTGAGATAAACGAGAACTCACGTTCCGATGAAGGAACCAAGGTTTCCGCTTCCGCTACTTTCACCCGTACAGGTTCATCTGCCTTTTTCTCTCCCTTTCCACAGGAAGCAAACAAGCAAAGGCAAAAAATACATACTGAGAATTTAGTCGTTGTCATTCTATTCTAAATAAGTTATGTTATCAACGGCGCGAAAATAGAAGAAAAGGGGAAAAGCATCCGTTTTTAAATTTCCGGGACGGAAAAAGAAGGGGATGAAACGGAAAAAGAAAAGATGAAAGAAGGTAAAAAAATCCTGTCTCACTTAATATTGTGAGACAGGATATGATATGCTATATTTCTACTAAAAACTATCAACTAAAGGAAACCGTTCTTTTTCAAAATTTCAAGTAACTCTTTATCAGAGATACTAATACGTTCAGACTTATCATAAATAAAGTGCAAACCTATTTCCATATTTTCGTCAGATAACACCAATATCAATGTTATAACTCTGGCACCACCACTTTTACCTTTTCCTTTCGAAGAAATCGCCATACGAACTTTACGAATACCTTTTCCTAAATCAGCACCTTGCATCGGATTTTCTTTTAAAGATTCAAGCAAATTAGCATAATCTTCTTTAATAGAGCGATATTTCTTAGACAATCTTTTGATTTCCCGTTCAAACTGTGGGTAAATCTTAACTTTATAATTCATCCAGTAAGTCCTCCGCAGCTCTTCCCTCTAAACGTCCCTCCATCCTCAACTTTATATCCTTACAAGCCAAATCAAATCCTGCCAGAATTTCAGACTTTGTCATCTCTGCATCGCCAATTTCCTCTTTATTAGCCAATGTAGATGCTTTTTCCTTTTCTGCCACCAACTTCTTAATGCTCTTTAAAGCCTTTTTCATATAATTTTCATCATCAGCTATATAACTCAACTGACGAAAGAATTCCGAATTTAGATTCATCATTTCCATTACAATCTCCTTTCTTCCTTTAATTTTCTGTACTACAAAGATAACGAAACCAATTAAATAACACTACTTTTGCACCGCTATTTCAATTTTGAAACAATATTAAATACCATAATGCTGATTTATGACTGAAGAAAAAACACATAAAGACCGTATCGGGAGCTGGTGGGCACTAAGTCCGCTGTTCGTATTCTTATGCCTTTATCTCTTGACTTCTATCCTTGTCAACGACTTCTACAAAGTACCTATCACGGTCGCTTTCCTCGTTTCTTCCTGCTACGCCATCGCCATTACCAAGGGATTGAAACTGGACCAACGTATCTATCAGTTCTCCGTGGGAGCTGCCAATAAGAATATTCTCCTGATGATATGGATATTCATCCTTGCCGGAGCCTTCGCGCAGAGCGCCAAGCAGATGGGAGCCATCGACGCGACCGTCAACCTGACGCTGCATATTCTTCCCGATAACCTGTTACTGGCAGGAATATTTATCGCCGCCTGCTTCATCTCCCTGTCCATCGGAACCAGCGTAGGCACTATTGTCGCCCTCACCCCCGTTGCTGTCGGACTGGCGGAAAAGACAGAAATAGCCCTTCCTTTTATGGTAGCTGTCGTGGTCGGCGGTTCTTTTTTCGGAGATAACCTGTCATTTATTTCAGATACAACCATCGCCTCAACGAAAACACAGGAATGTGTGATGCGTGACAAATTCCGGGTAAACTCCATGATAGTGGTTCCGGCAGCCGTCATCGTATTGGGTATTTATATCTTCCAAGGATTATCCATCACCGCACCCGTCCAGATAGAGACTATCGAATGGATAAAGGTTATACCATATATAATAGTATTAGGAACAGCCGTTGCCGGCATGAATGTAATGCTCGTATTAATTATAGGTATATTGACGACCGGCATCATCGGCATCGCTACCGGAAGCTTCGGAGTCTTCGACTGGTTCGGAGCTATGGGAACCGGAATAACAGGAATGGGAGAACTCATCATCATTACCCTGTTGGCAGGCGGTATGCTGGAAACCATCCGCTATAATGGCGGCATTGATTTTATTATCCGGAAACTGACCCGCCACGTCAACGGCAAGCGGGGCGCAGAATTGAGCATCGCCGCTCTGGTAAGTATCGCCAACCTGTGTACCGCCAATAACACTATCGCCATCATCACCACAGGACCGATAGCCAGGGATATCGCCCAAAAGTTCCATCTCGACCGGAGAAAAACCGCCAGTATCCTCGACACGTTCTCCTGCCTGATACAAGGGATTATCCCATACGGAGCGCAGATGCTGATTGCAGCGGGACTTGCCAATATCTCCCCTATCAGTATCATCGGCAATCTCTATTATCCTTTTACGATGGGAGCCTGCGCATTGCTCGCCATTCTGTTCCGATATCCGAAACGATATTCGTAAAAAAGGGGCGAAATGTTTGTCAATCAAAAGAAAAGCCGTATCTTTGCGCCCGCTATTACGAGATAATAGCATAATTCAAATCAATCATTAAAAACAATTATTTAAAATGGCAACTAGAATCAGATTGCAGAGACACGGACGTAAAAGTTACGCGTTCTATTCAATTGTAATTGCAGACAGCAGAGCACCACGTGATGGTAAATTTATTGAGAAGATTGGTACTTACAACCCTAACACCAATCCTGCTACAGTAGATTTGAATTTCGACGCTGCATTGGCATGGGTACTGAAAGGTGCACAACCAAGCGACACTGTACGTAACATCCTTTCCCGTGAAGGAGTTTACATGAAGAAACATCTTATGGGCGGTGTAGCAAAAGGCGCATTCGGAGAAGCAGAAGCAGATGCTAAATTCGAAGCTTGGAAAAACAACAAACAGTCAGGTCTGGCTGCTTTGAAAGCTAAACAAGACGAAGAAAAGAAAGCTGAAGCTAAAGCACGTCTGGAAGCAGAAAAGAAAATCAACGAAGTGAAAGCAAAAGCACTCGCTGAAAAGAAAGCTGCTGAAGCTGCTGAAAAAGCTGCTGCTGAAGCACCCGCAGAAGAAGCTGCAGCTCCGGCTGAAGAAGCTCCTGCAACAGAAGCTGCTGCTGAATAATTTTCGGCAGATTCCGAATAAGAAATCAGGAAAAAGCTATAAATCCTCTCCGGTTCGCCGGAGGGGATTTTTTTATATCTCATTTTATGCTCTAAAACATAGTGTTTAATTAGTCTCTTTCAGAATAAAATGCCTTTCTTTGCATCAGCATAGTTCAGCACAGTTATCTCTTATAAAACTAACATGAAACGAACTGATAAGAAAGCAACATTCGGGCAGCAGTCCAGTAAGGTCACGCAGTTGGCAGACAACCTTAGCCAGGCTATTTCCAAGAAAGAATTTCTTGAAGGAGATTCTTTGCCTTCTATCAATCAGTTGAGTGCACAATATGGAGTATCGCGTGATACAGTATTCAAGGCTTTCCTTGACTTACGCGAACGGGGACTGATTGACTCCACTCCCGGAAAAGGATACTATGTGACGAGTCAGGTAACAAATGTTTTACTGCTCCTCGACCAATATACTCCATTTAAAGAAGCATTATACAACAGTTTCGTCAAGCATCTGCCTATCAATTATAAGGTAGACTTGCTATTTCACCAATACAACGAACGGCTGTTCAATACCATCATCCGTGAATCCATAGGAAAGTACAATAAATATATAGTGATGAATTTCGATAATGAGAAATTCAGCACGGCATTAAATAAGATTAATCCTGCCAGGCTGCTACTACTCGACTTCGGTAAATTCGAAAAAGAGAAGTACTTCTATATCTGCCAGGACTTTGACGAATCATTCTTTCAGGCATTACTGGCACTGAAAGAAAGGATGCACAGATACCGCCAAATCGTTTTCCTGTTCTCCAAAGGACTGAAACACCCGCAAAGCAGCAAAGATTATTTCATCCGCTTTTGCGAAGAGCAGGGATTCTCGTATGAGATACAGGAAAATCTCGAAAACCTGGTGGTACGGAAAGAAACAGCCTACATTGCCATCAAACAACAGGACGTAGTAAAGGTAGTGAAACAAGGAAGATTGGAAGGACTGAAATGCGGAAAAGATTTCGGTCTGCTGGCATACAATGATATTCCTTCTTATGAAGTTATCGACGAAGGAATCACTTCATTGAGTATCGACTGGGAAATGATGGGGAACGAAGCGGCAAACTTCGTCCTTAATGATACGCCTATACAGAAGTACCTGCCTACTGAAGTCAGACTTCGAAAGTCACTCTAATTTTTTTTGCCATTCAATCAGCACAGTTCAGCACAGATATTAATTAACTATATAATTAAAAAGAAACCATGAAAAAGTATCCGAAAATCGGGATTCGTCCCACTATCGACGGTCGCCAAGGCGGCGTTCGTGAAAGCCTTGAAGAAAAGACAATGAACCTGGCTAAAGCAGTAGCCGAATTAATCAGCAGCAACCTGAAAAACGGTGACGGAAGTCCTGTAGAATGTGTTATTGCCGACAGCACTATCGGCCGTGTAGCCGAAAGCGCAGCTTGTGCTGAAAAATTCGAAAGAGAAGGTGTAGGCTCTACTATCACCGTCACTTCCTGCTGGTGCTACGGCGCTGAAACGATGGACATGAACCCTCATTACCCGAAAGCCGTTTGGGGATTCAACGGAACAGAACGCCCGGGCGCTGTATATTTGGCAGCCGTACTGGCAGGACACGCACAGAAAGGTCTTCCCGCATTCGGCATCTACGGACATGATGTTCAAGATTTGGATGACAATTCCATTCCCGAAGATGTAGCGGAAAAGATTCTTCGCTTTGCACGCGCCGCACAGGCAGTAGCTACTATGAGAGGCAAATCTTACTTGTCTATGGGTAGCGTATCTATGGGTATTGCCGGTTCAATCGTCAACCCTGATTTCTTCCAGGAATATCTGGGCATGCGTAATGAATCCATCGACCTTACAGAAATCATCCGCCGCATGGACGAAGGCATCTACGACCATGAAGAATATGCAAAAGCAATGGCATGGACAGAAAAGAACTGCAAGGTAAACGAAGGAGACGACTTCAAGAACCGTCCCGAAAAGCGCAAAAGCCGTGAACAAAAAGATGCTGACTGGGAATTTATCGTGAAAATGACAATTATCATGCGCGACCTGATGACCGGCAACCCCAAACTGAAAGAGATGGGATTCAAAGAAGAAGCTCTGGGACACAATGCCATCGCAGCCGGCTTCCAGGGACAACGCCAATGGACAGACTTCTATCCGAACGGTGACTACCCCGAAGCTCTGCTCAATACTTCTTTCGACTGGAATGGTATCCGCGAAGCATTTGTGGTAGCTACCGAGAATGATGCCTGCAACGGTGTAGCTATGCTGTTCGGACACTTGCTGACCAACCGTGCGCAAATATTCTCCGACGTACGTACTTATTGGAGCCCCGAAGCCGTGAAACGCGTGACCGGTAAAGAATTGACCGGTTTGGCAGCAAACGGTATTATCCATCTTATCAACTCCGGTGCAACAACCCTCGACGGTTCCGGCCAGTCACTAGACGCAGAAGGCAATCCGGTAATGAAAGAACCATGGAACCTGACTGACGCAGACGTAGAAAACTGTCTGAAAGCAACTACCTGGTATCCGGCAGACCGTGATTACTTCCGTGGCGGTGGTTTCTCTTCCAACTTCCTGTCAAAAGGGGGTATGCCTGTCACTATGATGCGTCTGAACCTGATTAAAGGACTCGGCCCTGTCCTGCAAATCGCAGAAGGATGGACAGTTGAAATAGACTCTGAAATCCACCAGAAACTGAATA
The DNA window shown above is from Bacteroides faecium and carries:
- a CDS encoding GntR family transcriptional regulator codes for the protein MKRTDKKATFGQQSSKVTQLADNLSQAISKKEFLEGDSLPSINQLSAQYGVSRDTVFKAFLDLRERGLIDSTPGKGYYVTSQVTNVLLLLDQYTPFKEALYNSFVKHLPINYKVDLLFHQYNERLFNTIIRESIGKYNKYIVMNFDNEKFSTALNKINPARLLLLDFGKFEKEKYFYICQDFDESFFQALLALKERMHRYRQIVFLFSKGLKHPQSSKDYFIRFCEEQGFSYEIQENLENLVVRKETAYIAIKQQDVVKVVKQGRLEGLKCGKDFGLLAYNDIPSYEVIDEGITSLSIDWEMMGNEAANFVLNDTPIQKYLPTEVRLRKSL
- the fucI gene encoding L-fucose isomerase produces the protein MKKYPKIGIRPTIDGRQGGVRESLEEKTMNLAKAVAELISSNLKNGDGSPVECVIADSTIGRVAESAACAEKFEREGVGSTITVTSCWCYGAETMDMNPHYPKAVWGFNGTERPGAVYLAAVLAGHAQKGLPAFGIYGHDVQDLDDNSIPEDVAEKILRFARAAQAVATMRGKSYLSMGSVSMGIAGSIVNPDFFQEYLGMRNESIDLTEIIRRMDEGIYDHEEYAKAMAWTEKNCKVNEGDDFKNRPEKRKSREQKDADWEFIVKMTIIMRDLMTGNPKLKEMGFKEEALGHNAIAAGFQGQRQWTDFYPNGDYPEALLNTSFDWNGIREAFVVATENDACNGVAMLFGHLLTNRAQIFSDVRTYWSPEAVKRVTGKELTGLAANGIIHLINSGATTLDGSGQSLDAEGNPVMKEPWNLTDADVENCLKATTWYPADRDYFRGGGFSSNFLSKGGMPVTMMRLNLIKGLGPVLQIAEGWTVEIDSEIHQKLNMRTDPTWPTTWFVPRLCDKSAFKDVYSVMNNWGANHGAISYGHIGQDLITLASMLRIPVCMHNVEENEIFRPAAWNAFGMDKEGADYRACTTYGPIYK
- a CDS encoding Na+/H+ antiporter NhaC family protein gives rise to the protein MTEEKTHKDRIGSWWALSPLFVFLCLYLLTSILVNDFYKVPITVAFLVSSCYAIAITKGLKLDQRIYQFSVGAANKNILLMIWIFILAGAFAQSAKQMGAIDATVNLTLHILPDNLLLAGIFIAACFISLSIGTSVGTIVALTPVAVGLAEKTEIALPFMVAVVVGGSFFGDNLSFISDTTIASTKTQECVMRDKFRVNSMIVVPAAVIVLGIYIFQGLSITAPVQIETIEWIKVIPYIIVLGTAVAGMNVMLVLIIGILTTGIIGIATGSFGVFDWFGAMGTGITGMGELIIITLLAGGMLETIRYNGGIDFIIRKLTRHVNGKRGAELSIAALVSIANLCTANNTIAIITTGPIARDIAQKFHLDRRKTASILDTFSCLIQGIIPYGAQMLIAAGLANISPISIIGNLYYPFTMGACALLAILFRYPKRYS
- a CDS encoding 30S ribosomal protein S16, coding for MATRIRLQRHGRKSYAFYSIVIADSRAPRDGKFIEKIGTYNPNTNPATVDLNFDAALAWVLKGAQPSDTVRNILSREGVYMKKHLMGGVAKGAFGEAEADAKFEAWKNNKQSGLAALKAKQDEEKKAEAKARLEAEKKINEVKAKALAEKKAAEAAEKAAAEAPAEEAAAPAEEAPATEAAAE